From one Lactiplantibacillus paraplantarum genomic stretch:
- the dltA gene encoding D-alanine--poly(phosphoribitol) ligase subunit DltA translates to MIENIITTIDDYARTQPKKVVYDVQGVTHTYAELKAYSDALAAHLDTLDLPAKDPIIVFGGQTFEMIATFLGVVKSGRAYIPIDTHSPNERLTMINEIAKPAAVIAVVDLPTGVGTTPVITPDQLAAIFATPVDYQADHVVSGDDNYYIIFTSGTTGMPKGVQISHDNLVSYVDWMLGDDFGLPDQPNALSQPPYSFDLSVMDVYPTLASGGTLYALPKAVTDDFKQLFAALPTLPINVWVSTPSFMDICLLEPRFNAENLPSLTHFLFCGEELTHKTAATLKKRFPAARIFNTYGPTETCVAVTQIEITDAALAKYDRLPIGYAKADTRMLVVDENGEAVPAGTEGELIIAGPSVSKGYLNNPEKTTKAFFELDGQRAYHSGDIGTMDADGLFRYRGRVDFQIKMHGYRIELEEVDHFLAQQRHIKQAVAVPKYDKEHKVTQMIAYVVPKPNDFESDFALTTAIKKDLQGMMMEYMIPQRFVYQTSLPLTPNGKIDVKSIIKEVNPE, encoded by the coding sequence ATGATTGAGAACATCATTACAACGATTGATGATTATGCACGGACGCAACCCAAGAAAGTGGTTTATGATGTGCAAGGTGTCACGCATACCTATGCGGAATTAAAAGCTTATTCGGATGCGTTAGCGGCACATCTTGATACGCTGGATTTGCCAGCGAAAGATCCAATCATTGTGTTTGGCGGACAAACTTTTGAAATGATTGCGACTTTCTTAGGGGTTGTCAAATCAGGCCGGGCCTACATTCCGATTGATACGCATTCGCCAAATGAGCGATTAACGATGATTAATGAGATTGCTAAACCGGCTGCCGTGATTGCGGTGGTTGATCTACCAACCGGTGTTGGCACTACTCCAGTTATCACACCGGATCAATTAGCGGCAATTTTTGCAACACCGGTAGATTATCAAGCTGATCACGTAGTTAGTGGCGATGATAATTACTACATTATCTTTACATCGGGAACAACGGGAATGCCTAAAGGGGTTCAGATCAGTCATGATAATCTGGTCAGTTACGTTGACTGGATGTTAGGTGATGACTTTGGGTTGCCTGATCAACCCAATGCGTTGTCACAACCACCGTATTCGTTTGACTTATCGGTGATGGATGTTTATCCAACGTTAGCCTCAGGTGGTACGCTGTACGCGTTGCCGAAAGCAGTGACAGATGATTTTAAGCAATTATTTGCGGCGTTACCAACGTTACCAATTAATGTTTGGGTATCAACGCCATCATTCATGGATATTTGCTTGTTAGAACCACGATTCAATGCCGAAAATTTACCGAGTTTAACGCATTTCTTGTTCTGTGGTGAGGAGTTGACGCATAAGACGGCAGCGACACTAAAAAAACGGTTTCCTGCTGCCCGAATCTTTAACACTTATGGGCCAACGGAAACTTGCGTGGCCGTCACTCAGATTGAAATCACTGATGCAGCCTTAGCAAAGTATGATCGGTTGCCAATCGGATATGCCAAAGCGGATACGCGTATGCTGGTCGTTGATGAAAATGGTGAAGCGGTTCCTGCTGGCACGGAAGGCGAATTAATTATTGCCGGTCCATCTGTTTCGAAGGGATATTTAAATAATCCTGAAAAAACGACCAAAGCTTTCTTTGAATTAGATGGCCAGCGCGCTTATCATTCTGGTGATATTGGCACGATGGATGCGGATGGGTTATTCCGGTATCGCGGTCGGGTCGATTTCCAAATCAAAATGCATGGTTACCGAATCGAATTAGAAGAAGTTGATCACTTCTTAGCACAACAACGGCATATCAAACAAGCAGTGGCCGTTCCCAAATACGATAAAGAGCACAAAGTAACTCAAATGATTGCGTACGTGGTGCCAAAGCCGAATGACTTTGAAAGTGATTTTGCTTTGACCACTGCAATTAAAAAGGACCTACAAGGAATGATGATGGAATACATGATTCCACAACGGTTCGTCTATCAAACGAGCTTGCCATTAACGCCTAACGGTAAGATTGATGTCAAGTCGATCATTAAAGAGGTTAACCCAGAATGA
- a CDS encoding teichoic acid D-Ala incorporation-associated protein DltX: MFAKLKSWFQRPVVQFIALTVFYFAVMLALVYLYGYSGINQAKFIYNEF, from the coding sequence ATGTTCGCAAAGTTGAAAAGCTGGTTTCAACGACCAGTCGTTCAATTTATTGCGCTCACAGTATTCTATTTTGCTGTCATGCTAGCCTTGGTTTATCTATACGGCTATAGTGGGATCAACCAAGCGAAGTTTATTTACAACGAATTCTAA
- a CDS encoding serine hydrolase domain-containing protein, whose product MGRSIIVKRSKLLITVLLGLLIVGAGGGYYIYHTERQTAIANKRLANKALNKKAALKNSQLSRKVNQTTFSNNKNTDAQVTKALKLSHFVGSALVVKNDHVIYKRAFGYANKAKDQLNKVNSKYQILSIQKSMTAVGIMQLVQAGKLKLTDPISKYYPNLKHGRQTTLRQMLDMTTGFRLKSGSKEFLPENKVIDFAAHNVFYYPDKNGINNYSSVNFLLLAGIIRKVTGQSYQHFFTTHFIDKLNLKETGFLIHGQGQNATTGYRALADQTIPNYDQTMPESKAQMANELGTGQVYMSTADLFTVESAILKGQLLSKKNVAILHTRTATGEYGGGVYNMSNGIRSHGLGYGYESSVYLSPDGKTGVVLLSNYYRKAAGSQAAANKIFAELMKGDIK is encoded by the coding sequence ATGGGGAGGTCAATCATTGTGAAGCGAAGCAAACTTTTGATAACAGTTTTGCTTGGACTGCTGATTGTGGGAGCTGGTGGCGGCTACTATATTTATCATACAGAGCGACAAACGGCGATTGCCAACAAGCGTCTGGCTAACAAGGCACTGAATAAAAAAGCGGCACTGAAAAATAGCCAGCTCAGTCGTAAGGTGAACCAAACAACGTTTTCAAATAATAAAAACACGGATGCACAGGTGACTAAGGCTTTGAAGTTAAGCCATTTTGTGGGTTCAGCATTAGTGGTTAAAAATGATCATGTTATTTATAAGCGTGCCTTTGGTTACGCGAATAAAGCAAAGGACCAACTTAACAAAGTAAATTCAAAGTACCAAATTTTATCAATTCAAAAATCAATGACGGCGGTCGGCATTATGCAGCTTGTACAGGCGGGCAAATTAAAGTTAACTGATCCGATTTCTAAGTATTATCCAAACCTCAAGCATGGCCGTCAAACAACGCTTCGTCAGATGTTAGATATGACGACCGGATTCCGGTTGAAGAGTGGTTCGAAAGAATTCTTACCGGAAAATAAAGTGATTGACTTTGCGGCCCATAATGTTTTTTACTATCCAGATAAAAATGGTATTAATAATTATTCGTCCGTTAACTTTTTGTTGTTAGCTGGTATTATTCGCAAGGTGACTGGTCAATCATATCAACATTTCTTTACTACGCATTTTATTGACAAGTTGAATTTGAAGGAAACTGGTTTTTTAATTCATGGTCAGGGTCAGAATGCGACCACGGGCTACCGAGCACTTGCAGATCAAACGATTCCTAATTATGATCAGACGATGCCAGAAAGCAAAGCCCAGATGGCCAATGAGTTAGGGACTGGTCAAGTTTATATGAGTACTGCAGATTTATTTACAGTTGAAAGTGCCATTCTGAAGGGGCAGTTATTGTCAAAAAAGAACGTCGCAATTTTACACACGCGAACGGCCACTGGTGAATATGGCGGTGGTGTTTATAACATGAGCAATGGTATTCGGTCACACGGACTTGGTTACGGGTATGAATCCAGCGTTTATCTCTCACCAGACGGCAAGACTGGCGTAGTATTGTTAAGTAATTACTATCGCAAGGCCGCTGGTAGTCAAGCGGCGGCTAATAAAATTTTTGCGGAACTGATGAAGGGTGATATTAAGTAA